The following are from one region of the Phycisphaerae bacterium genome:
- a CDS encoding mechanosensitive ion channel, producing the protein MRRVVTRLASASMRRLFFTAAGMIALILSAAFAPVPCLAQSGPAANQNATSNANGNPSEATPSPETKSPETPASNPPPDTPKSGEKSSDQKPTADKPAGSTSASAPKETEAERYARLRRAAEETQKQLEDARQKLERAQADYDRLDAEVQKLTTELEEKSAALEKAKQANATEDVARLESEVNDLAERKRLATEQRDLVFKERKTISEQIPTLEKLLKSNKDAVAALEGPPGDKQATTKPAEMPAEKQPAQGALAGNANAAVQAPAQPANPAASGEVQPSANSGQPAQATPPVSPPVAGALPGTAPAQPGTTTPPKPVSPELKKATEELEAKQAKAQEAAEQVTTKEQQIENLRKLIKLDEQLLGTAHQKRANALQSAQTLREQARNKWADGAKPDEINKLWAQAEEANQRYVEAQKEVDDIIARVDKRQTELDQLQSERIAAMKTAEKERKAAEQAQQKKDELENPFSLENLRTWVVTRGPRVLAIILGVVALLWLVGVIDRRVSKRIAARSDRGSMVERENRARTLVQVIRNAASVVIVASGFIMLLGETGIDLAPILGGAAVVGLAVAFGAQNLVRDYFSGFMILLENQYGVNDVIRIGDTAGLVERITLRITILRDLEGIVHFVPNGEITRVSNMTHGWSRALFDIGVAYKEDVNQVMSVLVQVANELRAEPEFKLLILEPPEMLGVNAFADSAVVIKFFIKTRPLQQWKVKREMLRRIKMRFDELGIEIPFPHRTVYHRYEESNGSAEHHRGSEQPWSVPAP; encoded by the coding sequence ATGCGACGAGTAGTAACACGGTTGGCATCGGCCTCGATGAGGCGCCTCTTCTTCACAGCGGCAGGTATGATCGCGCTGATTCTGTCCGCCGCCTTCGCGCCGGTACCTTGCCTGGCCCAATCGGGTCCTGCGGCGAATCAGAACGCGACTTCAAACGCAAACGGCAACCCCTCAGAAGCAACGCCTTCGCCGGAAACGAAATCCCCGGAAACACCCGCTTCCAATCCCCCTCCGGATACTCCGAAAAGCGGAGAGAAGTCTTCCGACCAGAAACCAACCGCCGACAAACCCGCGGGAAGCACGTCCGCTTCCGCCCCCAAAGAGACGGAGGCCGAACGCTACGCCCGCCTGCGCCGCGCCGCCGAGGAGACGCAGAAGCAGCTCGAGGACGCGCGCCAGAAACTCGAAAGGGCCCAGGCCGACTATGACAGGCTCGACGCCGAAGTGCAGAAGCTGACCACTGAGCTGGAGGAGAAGTCGGCCGCGCTGGAGAAAGCAAAACAAGCCAACGCGACGGAGGATGTCGCCCGGCTCGAATCGGAAGTCAACGATCTGGCCGAACGGAAGCGCCTGGCGACCGAGCAGCGCGATCTGGTCTTCAAGGAACGTAAGACAATTAGCGAGCAGATCCCTACGCTGGAGAAGCTCCTGAAGTCCAACAAAGATGCCGTCGCGGCGCTGGAGGGTCCGCCCGGCGACAAGCAGGCAACAACCAAGCCCGCCGAAATGCCCGCGGAGAAACAACCTGCCCAAGGGGCGCTGGCGGGCAACGCCAACGCCGCCGTCCAGGCCCCGGCGCAGCCGGCGAATCCTGCGGCGTCCGGTGAGGTCCAACCGTCCGCCAACTCGGGACAGCCGGCCCAGGCAACCCCTCCCGTTTCGCCGCCAGTTGCGGGCGCGCTTCCCGGAACAGCACCTGCCCAACCGGGAACCACGACGCCGCCCAAGCCGGTGAGTCCTGAACTGAAGAAGGCCACGGAGGAGCTGGAAGCCAAGCAGGCCAAGGCCCAGGAGGCGGCCGAGCAGGTCACGACCAAGGAACAGCAGATCGAGAACCTGCGCAAGCTCATCAAGCTGGACGAGCAGCTTCTCGGCACGGCCCACCAGAAGCGGGCCAACGCCCTGCAGTCCGCACAGACGCTTCGCGAGCAGGCAAGAAACAAGTGGGCCGATGGGGCGAAGCCCGACGAGATCAACAAGCTCTGGGCCCAGGCGGAAGAAGCCAATCAGCGCTATGTCGAGGCGCAAAAGGAAGTCGACGACATCATTGCCCGCGTCGACAAGCGCCAGACGGAGCTGGACCAGCTCCAGAGCGAACGCATCGCGGCAATGAAGACCGCCGAGAAGGAGCGCAAGGCCGCGGAGCAAGCCCAGCAAAAGAAGGATGAGCTGGAGAACCCATTCTCGCTCGAGAACCTCCGGACCTGGGTGGTGACGCGCGGGCCGCGCGTCCTGGCCATCATCCTCGGCGTTGTTGCGCTTCTCTGGCTGGTCGGTGTGATCGACCGGCGCGTCAGCAAGCGCATCGCGGCCCGTAGCGACAGGGGGTCCATGGTCGAGCGGGAGAACCGGGCGCGAACGCTCGTGCAGGTCATTCGCAACGCGGCCTCAGTCGTCATTGTCGCCAGCGGGTTCATTATGCTGCTCGGCGAAACGGGCATTGACCTGGCTCCCATTCTCGGAGGCGCGGCGGTCGTCGGTCTTGCCGTGGCCTTCGGCGCGCAGAATCTGGTCCGCGATTACTTCAGTGGGTTCATGATCCTGCTCGAGAACCAGTATGGTGTGAACGACGTGATCAGGATCGGCGACACGGCCGGCCTGGTCGAACGTATCACCCTGCGGATCACCATCCTCCGCGACCTGGAGGGCATCGTCCATTTCGTCCCCAACGGCGAAATCACCCGCGTCAGCAACATGACCCATGGATGGTCGCGGGCGCTGTTCGACATCGGCGTCGCCTACAAGGAGGACGTCAACCAGGTGATGAGTGTGCTGGTGCAGGTTGCCAACGAGCTGCGGGCGGAGCCGGAATTCAAGCTGCTAATACTCGAGCCGCCGGAAATGCTCGGCGTGAACGCGTTCGCCGATTCCGCGGTGGTCATCAAGTTTTTCATCAAGACCCGACCCTTGCAGCAGTGGAAGGTGAAACGCGAAATGCTGCGGCGAATCAAGATGCGCTTCGACGAGCTGGGCATCGAGATTCCGTTCCCGCACCGTACCGTCTACCATCGCTACGAGGAGTCCAACGGATCGGCCGAGCACCACCGCGGGTCCGAGCAGCCGTGGAGCGTGCCGGCGCCGTGA
- a CDS encoding DUF4926 domain-containing protein — MLAENDVVTVVEDDPQQGVDRGDVGAVVHCYPRKDAYEVEILDEAGRSRGTKMLLGKQLLKLNLRSLVA; from the coding sequence ATGCTGGCAGAGAACGACGTAGTCACTGTTGTCGAGGACGACCCTCAACAAGGCGTGGACCGCGGTGATGTAGGGGCAGTTGTTCATTGCTATCCACGGAAGGACGCCTACGAGGTGGAAATCCTGGATGAAGCTGGACGAAGCCGGGGCACGAAGATGCTCCTCGGGAAACAGCTACTCAAGCTCAACCTGCGTTCACTCGTTGCTTGA
- a CDS encoding periplasmic heavy metal sensor, which yields MIAPKTRSLLLWSAVLFAGSFAATVVLRASGPPPPPPDPLARALGLSPEDARALHDRDPSFGADLRKLRDQLDATREDFARLLEDPSTPEQTLRDQIDRVIDTHNQLERRVFEHILALREELDPKQRRALLSLCAEGVRRGPRAPWRHRGGRGELDEPPGGPDGGGPPGWGRGRGGPGRGRGGPNDGN from the coding sequence ATGATCGCCCCAAAGACGCGGAGTCTGCTCCTCTGGTCGGCCGTGCTGTTCGCGGGCAGTTTTGCGGCTACCGTCGTGCTTCGTGCCTCCGGCCCCCCTCCGCCGCCACCCGATCCGCTCGCCAGAGCGCTCGGACTGAGCCCGGAAGACGCCCGCGCCCTGCACGACCGTGATCCTTCCTTCGGGGCGGATCTCCGCAAACTCCGGGATCAACTGGACGCCACGCGGGAGGACTTCGCCCGGCTCCTGGAGGACCCGTCCACGCCGGAGCAGACCCTGCGCGATCAGATCGATCGGGTGATCGACACCCACAATCAACTCGAGCGCCGCGTCTTCGAACACATCCTGGCTTTGCGCGAGGAGCTCGACCCGAAGCAGAGGCGAGCGCTGCTCTCGCTTTGCGCAGAAGGGGTTCGCAGAGGACCGCGGGCGCCGTGGCGACATCGTGGGGGGCGTGGCGAGCTTGATGAGCCTCCCGGCGGTCCGGACGGCGGCGGGCCTCCCGGATGGGGGAGGGGACGTGGTGGACCGGGGCGCGGCCGCGGTGGACCGAACGACGGAAACTAG
- a CDS encoding trehalose-6-phosphate synthase: MPSPRETTLVQEPRNIVEPIQERGPRFPGEAVDGGPSLSKTSTGQIVIVANRLPVRRAKRTPVVWETSPGGLVSALRPILQSRPSTWVGWPGFTGSVPKAFHHEGIRNRPLSLSRDEVQSFYEGFANRTLWPLYHDAVRPPVYHRRWWWPYVDVNRRFAEAAAETAAKNAVVWVHDYHLQLVPAMLRELRPDLRIGFFLHIPFPPRELFSQIPWRRQILDGLLGADLIGFQTHDGAVNFVESCCHFTTASGCGESMNYEGRTVRAQAFPISIDVGRFEEIAAEIKTKRSAAGFRRRLSGRRKILLGVDRMDYTKGIDIRLKAYQELLRSERAKQEECVFVQVAVPSRERVDEYRDLRNQIERQVGEINGEFGQLGMMPVHYLHRSFPMDQLVALYRAADVMVVTPLRDGMNLVAKEFVASRLDDTGVLVLSEFTGAASEMQSALLVNPHDTDGLIATMEQALHMSDGEQARRMSSLRKGVRDHDVFRWAETFFDKLSA; encoded by the coding sequence ATGCCGTCGCCGAGGGAAACGACGCTCGTGCAGGAACCGAGAAATATCGTGGAGCCGATTCAGGAACGCGGGCCGCGGTTTCCCGGCGAAGCTGTGGATGGAGGACCATCACTGTCCAAGACATCAACCGGCCAGATCGTCATTGTCGCCAATCGCCTTCCGGTGCGCCGCGCCAAGCGAACGCCTGTGGTATGGGAAACGAGCCCGGGCGGACTGGTATCGGCGCTTCGGCCGATCCTGCAAAGCCGCCCAAGTACGTGGGTCGGCTGGCCCGGTTTCACCGGCTCCGTCCCCAAGGCATTTCATCACGAGGGCATTCGCAATCGACCGCTCTCCCTTTCCCGCGACGAGGTGCAGAGCTTCTACGAGGGTTTCGCCAACCGCACCCTCTGGCCGCTCTACCACGACGCGGTCCGTCCTCCCGTCTACCATCGACGGTGGTGGTGGCCCTATGTGGACGTGAATCGCCGGTTCGCCGAAGCGGCGGCGGAGACGGCCGCCAAGAATGCCGTCGTTTGGGTGCACGACTATCACCTGCAGCTCGTGCCGGCCATGCTCCGCGAGCTCCGTCCCGATTTGCGCATCGGGTTCTTCTTGCACATTCCTTTCCCGCCGCGCGAACTGTTCTCGCAGATTCCGTGGCGGCGGCAGATTCTCGACGGGCTGCTCGGCGCCGACCTGATCGGCTTTCAGACGCATGACGGCGCCGTCAACTTCGTCGAAAGCTGCTGCCATTTCACCACCGCATCGGGCTGCGGGGAGTCGATGAACTACGAGGGACGGACTGTTCGCGCCCAGGCGTTTCCCATTTCCATCGATGTAGGCCGATTCGAGGAGATTGCCGCGGAGATCAAGACGAAGCGCTCGGCCGCGGGATTCCGCCGCCGGCTCAGCGGCCGCCGAAAGATCCTCCTCGGCGTGGATCGCATGGACTACACCAAGGGAATCGACATTCGTCTCAAGGCATACCAGGAGTTGCTTCGCAGCGAACGGGCCAAGCAGGAGGAGTGCGTCTTCGTGCAGGTGGCCGTGCCCAGCCGCGAGCGTGTGGATGAATATCGCGACTTGCGCAACCAGATCGAGCGGCAGGTCGGAGAGATCAACGGCGAGTTTGGACAGCTCGGCATGATGCCGGTCCACTACCTCCACCGAAGCTTTCCCATGGATCAGCTCGTGGCGCTGTACCGCGCCGCCGATGTCATGGTGGTGACACCGCTCCGCGACGGAATGAACCTTGTCGCCAAAGAGTTCGTCGCCTCGCGGCTCGACGACACCGGCGTGCTGGTTCTCAGCGAGTTCACCGGTGCGGCCAGCGAAATGCAGTCGGCCCTGCTGGTCAATCCCCACGATACCGACGGCTTGATCGCCACCATGGAACAGGCCCTGCACATGTCCGACGGTGAACAGGCCCGCCGCATGAGCTCCTTGCGAAAGGGAGTACGCGACCATGACGTCTTCCGCTGGGCCGAGACTTTCTTCGATAAGCTCTCCGCATGA
- a CDS encoding FtsX-like permease family protein: MGRTGFILRNLSFFRRSHAALLLGVVVGTATLTGALLVGDSVRASLRETMLGRLGRVDQAMVAPRFFREALAEKIAESTKAGGTEQDSAHEAESEPLSLRFVPAILARGGVTQADTQARVDHVQVLGVDSRFWGNVPAVEGGSSFPAGDAFAGRIVALNEPLAEALGAGVGDDVLVRMGSADPVPTETLLGRRDQRSTTIRLTVKSILPARGVASFGLDARQVAPRNAFVPLATLQRALEQEGRANAILVTDAVPGETGGSDDTLALLQNALRSAATLDDLGLTLRHDETRAYYSLGSDALLIDPAVEEAAMRAGAAAGFPAVPVLTYLANEIRLASREGNAGAGTETSIPYSTITAVDLSAAIPGDHVRLANGSLAPQLGEGDIFLNQWAADDLGAEVGDHVVVTYYITDAFGALQTESARFILQGVLPMSDAIADSGWTPAYKGITDTNSLSEWNAPFPIDLSKIRPKDDAYWEKYRAAPKAFVSLATGRRLWAHDGERFGASTSIRFTDTRAQQGGIVSEARLEEALLREVDLSAMGLRFLPVHADALKASRGSTDFGMLFIGFSFFLVVSAAMLMALLFRLGVERRAGEIGLLLAVGCSPRVVARLLLGEGASVAVMGSAMGVCGAGAYAWAMLSGLNTWWSAAVGGTFLRLHMQPGTLLIGGVTGALVAVAALAWSIRGLTRRSPRALLAGNVEPTAPRIHATRGKRDSTRMEGGHGHDARRSSIGWIRGAVLVAGSAAAVALAVAPLFSTDFPEAFAFFGSGSALLAASLAAVAIWLNRPPGIVHRPGQAALWRLGARNAPRHRGRSLLTAGLIATATFLIAALQAFEMRPPSDPTDRRSGTGGFTLVAEAAVPLPFSLSTSQGRESLNISEETSNLLAGAEIIPLRLRPGDESSCLNLYQPKRPRIVGAGDALINRGGFAFSSTLAETQQERANPWLLLRRTFEDGAIPAIADEAAVMWQLHSGLGKDLIVTDGRGQPRRLRFVALLTQSVLQDEIVVSDSAFTQLFPNITGHGFFLIDVPPDRSREVSTALERDLSAYAFDATESSDRLARYLAVQNTYLATFQTLGGLGLLLGSCGLAVVLLRNVWERRSELALMRALGFSRASLGIIVLAENVALVIAGLAAGVVPAMLAIAPHLVRQPGSINWTALLVAVGGVLIVGIGAGALALRPTLRAPLLRALRTE, encoded by the coding sequence GTGGGCCGAACCGGCTTCATTCTCCGCAATTTGTCCTTCTTCCGGCGGTCGCATGCGGCGCTGCTGCTGGGCGTTGTCGTGGGCACGGCCACGCTGACCGGAGCGCTGCTGGTGGGCGACTCGGTGCGGGCGAGCCTGCGGGAGACCATGCTCGGGCGCCTGGGGCGCGTGGACCAAGCCATGGTGGCGCCGCGGTTCTTTCGGGAGGCCTTGGCGGAGAAGATCGCGGAATCGACTAAGGCGGGCGGCACCGAGCAGGATAGTGCGCACGAAGCAGAGAGCGAGCCCCTTTCATTGCGGTTCGTTCCCGCGATTCTTGCCCGAGGCGGCGTAACCCAGGCCGATACCCAAGCCCGCGTCGATCATGTCCAGGTTCTCGGCGTCGATTCGAGATTCTGGGGAAATGTGCCCGCAGTCGAGGGCGGCAGCAGTTTTCCTGCCGGCGACGCGTTCGCCGGGCGCATAGTCGCGCTGAATGAGCCGCTCGCCGAAGCGTTGGGAGCGGGTGTGGGTGACGATGTACTCGTGCGAATGGGCTCGGCCGACCCCGTTCCCACCGAGACATTGCTGGGTCGGCGGGATCAGCGATCCACGACCATTCGGCTTACGGTCAAGTCGATCCTTCCCGCAAGGGGTGTCGCTTCATTCGGGCTCGACGCCCGGCAGGTTGCGCCGCGCAACGCTTTCGTACCACTGGCGACACTGCAACGGGCGCTCGAACAGGAGGGGCGCGCCAACGCAATTCTCGTGACCGATGCCGTGCCGGGCGAGACAGGAGGTAGTGACGATACGTTGGCACTCCTTCAAAACGCCCTGCGTAGCGCGGCGACGCTCGATGACTTGGGCTTGACGCTGCGCCACGACGAAACGCGCGCATATTACTCTCTGGGGAGCGATGCGCTGCTCATCGATCCGGCGGTGGAGGAGGCCGCGATGCGTGCGGGCGCGGCGGCGGGTTTTCCGGCGGTGCCGGTCCTGACTTATCTGGCCAATGAGATTCGCCTCGCATCGAGGGAGGGAAACGCTGGCGCCGGAACCGAAACGAGTATTCCATACTCGACGATCACCGCTGTGGATCTGTCCGCCGCGATTCCGGGAGACCACGTCCGCCTCGCGAACGGCAGTTTGGCTCCACAGCTCGGCGAGGGGGACATCTTTCTGAACCAATGGGCGGCCGATGATCTCGGCGCCGAAGTGGGTGATCATGTCGTCGTAACGTACTACATTACCGATGCATTCGGCGCATTGCAGACGGAGTCGGCGAGGTTCATCCTGCAAGGCGTTCTTCCGATGAGCGATGCGATCGCCGACTCGGGCTGGACACCGGCCTATAAGGGCATCACCGACACCAACAGCCTGAGCGAGTGGAATGCCCCGTTTCCCATCGATCTGAGCAAAATCCGCCCCAAGGATGACGCCTATTGGGAGAAGTATCGGGCGGCGCCGAAGGCGTTCGTTTCGCTCGCGACGGGGCGGCGACTTTGGGCCCACGACGGCGAGCGTTTCGGAGCTTCGACATCCATTCGATTCACCGACACACGCGCCCAACAGGGAGGCATTGTGTCTGAAGCGCGCCTGGAAGAAGCCCTGCTTCGCGAGGTCGATCTGTCGGCGATGGGGCTGCGTTTCCTTCCTGTTCACGCCGACGCCCTCAAGGCCAGCCGGGGCAGCACGGACTTCGGCATGCTCTTTATCGGGTTCAGCTTTTTCCTGGTGGTCTCCGCGGCCATGCTCATGGCACTGCTGTTTCGTTTGGGCGTGGAGCGGCGGGCGGGGGAGATCGGACTGCTGCTGGCGGTGGGGTGCTCTCCGCGTGTCGTAGCCCGATTGCTGTTGGGCGAGGGCGCAAGCGTCGCGGTGATGGGTTCGGCGATGGGCGTCTGCGGGGCGGGGGCCTACGCCTGGGCGATGCTTTCAGGGCTCAATACATGGTGGTCGGCCGCGGTAGGGGGAACGTTCCTTCGGCTGCACATGCAACCCGGCACGCTGTTGATCGGCGGCGTAACCGGCGCGCTCGTGGCCGTTGCGGCGCTCGCCTGGTCGATTCGCGGGCTTACGCGACGATCTCCGAGGGCGCTTCTGGCGGGCAACGTGGAACCGACGGCTCCGCGTATACATGCCACAAGGGGAAAGCGCGACTCAACGCGCATGGAAGGCGGGCACGGGCACGATGCGCGCCGCTCGTCGATAGGATGGATTCGGGGGGCAGTCCTCGTTGCGGGGAGTGCCGCCGCTGTGGCACTGGCCGTGGCGCCGTTGTTTTCCACGGATTTTCCCGAGGCATTCGCGTTCTTTGGGAGCGGATCGGCCTTGCTGGCGGCGAGTCTGGCTGCGGTCGCCATCTGGCTGAATCGCCCCCCCGGCATCGTGCATCGTCCGGGACAGGCGGCGCTCTGGCGACTGGGTGCCCGCAACGCGCCGCGCCACCGGGGGCGGAGTCTACTCACCGCCGGACTCATCGCCACGGCCACGTTCCTGATCGCCGCGCTCCAGGCCTTTGAGATGCGTCCGCCGAGCGATCCGACGGACCGCCGATCGGGCACCGGCGGGTTCACGCTGGTGGCGGAGGCGGCCGTGCCGCTGCCGTTTTCACTGAGCACGTCGCAGGGACGCGAGTCATTGAATATCTCCGAAGAGACCTCGAATCTTCTGGCGGGAGCCGAGATCATTCCGCTTCGGCTTCGGCCCGGGGATGAATCGAGCTGCCTGAACCTCTACCAGCCGAAACGGCCGCGGATCGTCGGCGCGGGGGATGCGCTCATCAATCGCGGCGGATTCGCCTTCTCGTCCACGTTGGCAGAAACGCAGCAAGAACGGGCGAATCCGTGGCTTCTGCTCCGCCGGACATTTGAGGATGGTGCCATTCCCGCTATCGCCGACGAGGCGGCGGTGATGTGGCAATTACATTCGGGACTAGGCAAGGATCTCATCGTCACCGACGGGCGCGGGCAGCCGCGCCGTCTGCGTTTCGTCGCCCTCCTTACGCAGAGCGTGCTGCAAGACGAGATCGTCGTCTCGGACTCGGCATTCACGCAACTGTTTCCGAACATCACCGGCCACGGGTTCTTCCTGATCGATGTGCCACCGGATCGGTCCAGGGAAGTCTCGACGGCACTGGAGCGCGATCTTTCCGCGTATGCGTTTGACGCGACGGAAAGCAGCGATCGGCTGGCCCGTTATCTGGCGGTGCAGAACACGTATCTGGCGACGTTCCAGACGCTGGGCGGGCTGGGCCTGCTCTTGGGCTCCTGCGGGCTGGCCGTCGTGCTGCTGCGAAACGTCTGGGAGCGGCGGTCGGAACTGGCCCTGATGCGCGCTCTCGGTTTCTCGCGCGCGTCGCTCGGAATCATCGTGCTGGCGGAGAATGTTGCACTGGTGATTGCCGGCTTGGCGGCCGGCGTTGTCCCCGCCATGCTGGCCATCGCTCCGCACTTGGTCCGCCAGCCGGGCTCGATCAACTGGACGGCGCTGCTCGTGGCCGTGGGCGGCGTACTGATCGTGGGCATCGGCGCCGGGGCGCTGGCCCTTCGCCCGACGCTTCGTGCCCCGCTCCTGCGGGCGCTGCGCACGGAATAG
- a CDS encoding sigma-70 family RNA polymerase sigma factor — protein MNRTDECDNLSPTPDAALMERVARSDRAALGEIVRRHQRRVFELAFRTTSDRALAEDIVQDSFLRVWRSAGRYQPTARFSTWLYRIVVNLCLDAFKKRRPGSLPAVDDRKGEGGDPADGASAAHRAERVRAAVDRLPERQRVALVLHRFEGLSLGDVSSATGWSKSSVESLLVRAYARLREELSDEAET, from the coding sequence ATGAACCGAACCGACGAGTGCGACAATCTCTCACCCACACCCGATGCCGCACTCATGGAGCGCGTTGCCCGGAGCGACCGCGCCGCGCTGGGCGAGATCGTCCGTCGCCATCAGCGCCGGGTGTTCGAACTCGCCTTCCGCACGACGAGCGATCGGGCGCTGGCCGAGGACATCGTCCAGGATTCGTTTCTGCGCGTGTGGCGATCGGCCGGCCGATACCAGCCGACGGCGCGCTTCTCCACCTGGCTCTATCGCATTGTGGTCAATCTCTGCCTGGACGCGTTCAAGAAACGCCGGCCCGGCTCGCTGCCCGCCGTAGACGACCGAAAGGGAGAGGGTGGTGATCCGGCGGACGGCGCGAGCGCCGCCCATCGTGCGGAGCGCGTCCGGGCCGCCGTCGACCGCCTTCCCGAGCGGCAGCGCGTGGCTTTGGTGCTTCATCGGTTCGAGGGGCTGAGCCTGGGGGACGTGTCGTCCGCCACGGGCTGGAGCAAATCGTCGGTCGAATCGCTGCTGGTACGGGCCTACGCCCGCCTGCGGGAGGAACTATCGGACGAAGCGGAAACCTGA
- a CDS encoding nucleotidyltransferase domain-containing protein, whose product MNSSVFKWPGREEVLAAARLWAAEVARTDPGLTRIFCVGSYARGDWGVGSDLDVIVVTETAEGMSLVDRRRRYEAVDMPVPVDIWVCTPVEWAAMGEDRPMLRDRLDTEALDLLPT is encoded by the coding sequence TTGAATTCTTCCGTGTTCAAATGGCCGGGGCGTGAGGAAGTGCTCGCAGCCGCCCGCCTCTGGGCGGCGGAAGTCGCTCGAACCGACCCGGGCCTGACGCGAATTTTCTGTGTCGGTTCCTATGCACGCGGCGATTGGGGCGTGGGCAGCGACCTCGACGTAATCGTCGTGACTGAGACGGCCGAAGGGATGTCGCTCGTGGATCGGCGGCGGCGTTACGAGGCGGTGGATATGCCGGTTCCCGTGGACATCTGGGTCTGCACGCCGGTGGAATGGGCGGCGATGGGTGAGGACCGCCCGATGCTTCGCGACCGATTGGACACGGAAGCCCTGGATCTCCTGCCCACCTGA
- a CDS encoding queuosine precursor transporter → MPRNRRDLVFFVLGGFFITNAILAELTGGKLFAVPGIPGVPWLPAELMLSIGVIPWPVVFISTDLVNEYFGQAGVRRLTFLAVGMISYAFAMLYVEMQVPAASISPVSDEAFRSVFGQSMWIIVGSLVAFLVSQLVDVLVFVAVKARTGHRLLWLRATGSTAVSQLVDTFVVGYIGFVVPAKLTMTQFLPLAAGNYIFKLAVAVLITPIIYVGHGIIDRYLAKDFDATAVPQTHWTDPPEGPA, encoded by the coding sequence ATGCCCCGCAACCGACGAGACCTGGTCTTCTTCGTCCTCGGCGGGTTCTTCATCACCAACGCGATTCTCGCGGAGTTGACCGGCGGGAAGCTCTTCGCCGTTCCGGGGATCCCGGGCGTGCCGTGGCTGCCGGCCGAGCTGATGCTCTCCATCGGTGTCATCCCCTGGCCCGTGGTCTTCATCTCGACCGATCTGGTTAACGAATACTTCGGACAGGCGGGCGTTCGACGGCTCACCTTCCTGGCCGTGGGGATGATTTCCTACGCGTTCGCGATGCTCTATGTCGAGATGCAGGTGCCGGCGGCGAGCATTTCTCCGGTCAGCGACGAGGCCTTTCGCTCCGTCTTCGGACAGTCGATGTGGATCATCGTCGGCTCACTGGTGGCATTCCTGGTCAGCCAGCTCGTGGACGTGCTGGTTTTCGTTGCGGTCAAGGCGCGAACGGGGCATCGTCTGCTTTGGCTGCGGGCCACGGGGAGCACGGCCGTGAGCCAGCTTGTAGATACGTTCGTGGTCGGGTACATCGGTTTCGTGGTGCCGGCGAAGCTCACCATGACGCAGTTTCTTCCGCTGGCGGCCGGGAACTACATCTTCAAGCTCGCGGTGGCCGTGCTGATCACACCAATCATCTACGTGGGTCACGGGATCATCGACCGCTACCTGGCGAAGGATTTCGACGCCACCGCGGTGCCGCAGACCCACTGGACCGATCCTCCGGAGGGACCTGCCTGA
- a CDS encoding ABC transporter ATP-binding protein → MNSLKVEALRKSFPTRSGELEILRDISLTLEAGDAVSIMGPSGSGKSTLLNILGTLEPPTSGSVTIAGENPFALGESALARFRNRRVGFVFQEHHLLPQCSALENVLLPTLADTGGSDRLDRAKMLLDRVGLSARLDHRPAELSGGERQRVAIARALINEPALVLADEPTGNLDRTSAGGVADLLGELPRRDGVTLIVVTHSADLADRFARRLELDDGSLTDR, encoded by the coding sequence ATGAACAGCCTGAAGGTCGAGGCGCTGCGGAAGTCCTTCCCGACCCGATCGGGAGAGCTGGAGATCCTTCGTGACATCTCGCTGACACTCGAGGCCGGCGACGCGGTTTCGATCATGGGTCCGTCGGGATCGGGCAAGAGCACGTTGCTCAACATCCTGGGAACACTCGAGCCGCCCACCTCCGGCAGCGTGACCATCGCCGGCGAGAATCCCTTCGCCCTGGGGGAGTCCGCATTGGCCCGCTTTCGCAATCGCCGCGTGGGGTTTGTTTTTCAGGAGCACCATCTCCTGCCGCAGTGCTCGGCACTGGAAAACGTGCTGCTGCCCACGCTGGCGGACACGGGGGGATCGGACCGGCTCGATCGCGCGAAGATGCTGCTCGATCGCGTGGGGCTTTCGGCACGTCTGGATCATCGACCGGCCGAGTTGTCCGGCGGGGAGCGGCAGCGCGTGGCCATCGCCCGGGCGCTGATCAACGAGCCGGCGTTGGTCCTGGCGGACGAGCCGACGGGGAACCTGGATCGCACGTCGGCGGGCGGCGTTGCGGATCTGCTCGGAGAATTGCCCCGGCGCGACGGCGTGACGCTGATCGTGGTGACGCACAGCGCGGACCTGGCCGATCGGTTCGCACGCCGGCTCGAGCTGGATGACGGATCACTTACCGATCGCTGA